A genomic segment from Mycoplasmopsis arginini encodes:
- a CDS encoding HAD-IIB family hydrolase yields MYAITNNKKPVIFSDVDGTLYKNFDLKEETIKDVLFAVNNGTDFNICTGNPVQERMLDLAQKLKVKYLLCSSGGEIYDVEKSQVIKSWNIDFSILKELIKVANKMNLQVIFWDDKSYFYLKEIPELTKEVLVHHFISQDKLNSIPKLWNGEEINPIKIELYSLDEPYSQTYPQKIYKQIKNLKDKIEIIPTHCNVEINYLGVNKGTAIKWLVENVYNKENVLLNEVMTIGDSNNDTPMLKLTNYSYAMANATKEPLSMARFFTSDVSQNGLGEAILDYLYRLKNIARKHMLHEFLEGE; encoded by the coding sequence ATGTACGCGATCACAAATAATAAAAAACCTGTTATTTTTTCTGATGTTGATGGAACACTTTACAAAAATTTTGACTTAAAAGAAGAAACTATAAAGGATGTTTTATTTGCGGTTAATAATGGCACTGATTTTAATATCTGCACAGGTAATCCTGTTCAAGAAAGAATGCTTGATTTAGCCCAAAAATTAAAAGTAAAATACTTGCTTTGTTCTTCGGGTGGAGAAATTTATGATGTTGAAAAATCACAAGTGATTAAAAGTTGAAATATTGATTTTTCAATTTTAAAAGAACTAATCAAAGTTGCTAATAAAATGAATTTACAAGTAATTTTTTGAGATGATAAAAGCTATTTTTATCTAAAAGAAATACCAGAACTTACAAAAGAGGTTTTAGTACATCATTTTATTAGTCAAGATAAATTAAACTCAATTCCTAAACTTTGAAATGGCGAAGAGATTAATCCAATCAAAATTGAGTTATATTCATTAGATGAACCATATTCACAAACATATCCACAAAAAATTTATAAACAAATAAAAAATTTAAAAGACAAAATTGAAATTATTCCTACACATTGTAATGTTGAAATAAATTATTTAGGAGTAAACAAGGGAACAGCAATAAAATGATTGGTGGAAAACGTTTATAATAAAGAAAATGTATTATTAAATGAAGTAATGACAATTGGCGATAGTAATAATGATACACCAATGTTAAAATTAACAAATTATTCATATGCAATGGCAAATGCTACTAAGGAACCTTTATCAATGGCGAGATTTTTTACAAGCGATGTGAGTCAAAATGGTTTAGGGGAAGCGATTTTAGATTATTTATATCGTTTAAAAAATATTGCAAGAAAACATATGCTACACGAATTTTTAGAAGGAGAATAA